The genomic stretch gaggggaCATGAACACTTACTTTATGTTTTCTTTGGTTTATTGAAAACTTATGTTGTATTTGAGGAGTTTGTTTGTATTGTTGctttttatgattcaaaagatgCTATATCTTAATTGGTGAATCATTGTGAATCCGCTGCATGTTTATTCAGAAGTTGAGATTCTATTTTGAAGTATATGTTTATGAGTTATGTTCATTCCAATCCTGAAAGtgttatgtattagtttaaaaagcatgacaagtgtatgtttatgttgaatgtgtgacatcctgattGTGTTGAGAATTTTCATACTATGATATTTTAGGCATTAATGCTtgaggtagaattggggtgttacattagtggtatcagagcaagtcgGTCCGTCCGATCAAGTGTCGAGTCATAGTGTGGTCTAACAATTGTGTATTGTTGTTGTGCTGaatgcttttgtgttgtagtgattCTATGGCTGAGAGGAATGATGTtgcgatagctgctgctttggaagcaatggtTCAGGCTATGCAGAACCAACCGAATTTTGACGAGACTGTTGGATCTCGTAGCTTGGCGACTTTCCAAAGGGAGAATCCGCCAGTGTTCAAGGGTAAGCATGACCCTAATGATGCGCTTGATTGGTTGAAGGAGATCGAGCAGATCTTTCTTGTAATGGATTGCACTTCTTCACAGAAGGTTAGATATGGCACTCATATGCTGGCTacggaagctgatgattggtggttgGAGATGCTTGCTAGGTTGGAGGCTTCAGGTGATGAAATCACTTGGATCGTGTTTCGTAGGGAATTTTTGAGAAAGTactatcctgaagatgttcggggtaagAAAGAGATAGAATTCCTAGAGTTGAAGCAAGGGAACATGTCTGTTactgagtatgctgccaagttcagTGAATAGGCTAAGTTTTATCCTCACTTTGATGGCGAAGGTGTTGAATTCTCTAAATGCATCAAGTTCCAAAACGGGTTACGCATGGAAATCAAGAAAGTTGTTGGGTACCAAAAGATCCATGTGTTTCCTGACTTGGTGGACAGTTGTAGGATCTTTGAGGAAGATAGTAATGCTCATCACAAGATGGCTAATGAGAAGAGAGGCAAAAATCAGCAAAGCCGTGGGAAACTATATGATGCTGGTAAATGAAACAAAGAGTTGCTCATGGTCAGAggtctagtgggggagatgcttcTACTATGAttgtgtgcttcaagtgtgggCAAACTGGTCATAAGAGTTATACTTGTAATGCTGATGCAAAGAGGTGTTTCCGCTGTGGAGAATTTGGACACGCAATTTCTGATTGCAAGCACAAGAGTATAATCTGTTTCAATTGTCGTGAAGAAGGGCACATTGGTAGCCAGTGTCCAAAGAATAAGGCACAATCTGGTGGAAAGGTGTTTGCTTTAGCTAGGACTCCTACAGCTAGTGGAGACCGACTTGTCAGAGGTATATATTTCATTAATAGTATTCCTTTAATCACCATTATTGATATTGGtgctactcattgttttattgcttctgattatgttgaaagattgggtcttaTGTTGTATTCCTTGAATGGGGAGATGGTTGTCGATCTTCCAGCTAAGGGATCAGTGACTACTTCTTTGGTGTGTTCAAAGTGTCCTTTGCCGATCTTCGACAAAGACTTTGTTGTTGACTTGATTTGTTTGCCGTTGAGTGGATTCTCCACATCATGCAAGATGTCGGAATATCAGGTAAGACATCATGCACAAAGATCCCCCATCAGTAAAAGCAGCAACAACACCAACAAGCATGACAAATTATCATGCTCCCCCTAAATAGTTGCATACAGCAAGCAACCATAATAACTACTCTCCCATTAGCAGTATCACAATCCCATCAGCAAGCTAATCAACATGTCAAGACATGTGTCATAACATCAAGACAACCAAAATAAACTAACactttactccccctttttatccAAAAATTGACAACAAAAAAAGAGTAAATGTAAACACAAGTGGAAGCAAACGCATTGCACACAAGAAATAAACACAGATGAAAGCACAAAATCTCAATGGAAACACACAACTTCAGATGGAAAGACACAAACTTGACCATATTCAGGTGGTTTTCCACCTCTTTCCTATGTCAAAGACCCTTATGCACTCCTTATTGCTGTCACCAGCCCTTCTGAACCCCTGTCATATTTGTAGAGCATCCATTGTCAAAGTACCAGTTTTCTCTATTTGAAGCTCTCAAGAAAGTATGAGTTATAAGATTAACATCTCTATATTTTACACTTATATCTTTGCTTACTTGACTAGCCTTAGAATGAGCTGAAATTTTTTTATCTCCGAACAATTTATAACAAAAAGGCTTAATATGATCATACTCAGCACAATAATGACACCTCCAAGTTGAATAATTGGGATTTGTTGGAGTTTCATTAAATCTCCCAAGATGTTGGAACATGTGGTTGGACATGttgatcattcttttcttttcaacaggAAAGAACTTTTCCACAGATCTTTTATTTTGTTGATTATCAAATGAATGATTAACCTCTGTATTTTCTGCTTTTTTCTTCATATTAGCTCCATGTTTCATCTTTCTCAAAGAATTTGTCAAGTTGTCAAGCTTGAAATTTAAGAGAGATAACTCACTTTGAAGATAAGAAACAGTACATGAAagtattttcttttcattctccaATTCAGTTATAATCTTTCTTTGTTCTTCCTCTGTCTTAATACTTTCTTCATACTTGTCACATGTATCCTTGTAGGGCACATCCAGATCTTCATAAAGAACATTTTCATCAAAAGCTTATACTTCATATGCCCATCTGCCATAGACAACCATCACCATTTAGGCAGTCTCAGTTCCAgactcatcttctgactcatcatcATCAAACCAAGATACAATAAAGCCATTTTCCGCTTCTTGAGAAAAATAGAACATTCTGGTCTAATGTGACCAAAACCTTCACACTCATAACAATGAATACATTTTCTTTGATTGGACTTCTCTTCAGGTCTGATATTCTTTTGAGAATCATTATCATtcctgatgtcagatgagatgttcttgacatctgGTCTTCCTCTTCTATCCATTCTCTTTAAAATTCTATTGAATTGCTTTCCAAGTAGCACAACGGTATTAGACATCCTTCCTTAGTATCCAGATCATCTTGACCTTTTTCATCTTCAACATTGGATACAAAATCTATGTTCTTGTTCTTTTTCTCAGACTTGTCACTAATAGCCAATTCAAAAGTTTGAAGTGAGTCAACAAGCTCATCAACCCTCATAGTGCTGATGTCATGAGCTTCTTCAATGGTTGTCACCTTCATATGATATTTACCAGGTAAATACCTAAGAATCTTTCTAACAAGCTTTTCTTATGACATCTTTTCACTCAAGGCACTAGatgcattttctatttcaagaacCTTCATATAATAGTCCTGGATGGtctcatcatcattcatcttcaaattttcaaatttagtAGTGAGAAGataaagtcttgacatcttcactttagaTGTACCTTCATGAATTGTCTTGAGAATTTCCCAAGCATCCTTGTGTAAGAACAAGATTGATTCTGTATCTGGCCTTAATTTTTTATGATACGTTatctttaaaatgtattttacggtaacgacaactcgagtgTCGTATCTCAAGGACTCTTGATTAAAATTAACCAACTGAAATGAGGAGGGTTTTAGGTTTGACTTAGAACAAGTgatttaaaataagtgattatgaaatAAGCTAAAATGACTAATCTATATATTGATTATGATCCTAACTTATTGTTGATTATTATAAGTTTAATCTCATAATCtattcctattcgactacaaaatTCATTGACAAGCGCAATGGATTTTATGTGATGTAAGTTTCTATTATCTGAATTAACCAAACGGATTTAAGCCCTCGCGGATTAAGCAAACACGAATTAATCAAACACGATAACAAATTAAGAAAACGCTAACGTGATTATAGTTAAGGAACATACAAAAATCGAACTAAATCAATATACTCTATgaaaatcgaattaagcaaacaagaatcATATAATATAATTGATCGAAATAGAAACTTGATTTAAATTGTTATAACCTCAAAGTATGATGGAATCTGTAATTAGCAGATTTTGCCTTAGGATCAGTTCTCTATTACAAACTTAAAAAGCTTCAGAAATATTTCATTAATACTGTGACTTAATGTTATTAAACAAAATAAGGATTCACAATTCTAATTCAAACCGGGTCGGAAAACATAAAACCGACCCAAAAAATGGCCTAAAACTAAATATTTCTTAAGCTTGGAACTTTCACGAATTATTTGAGACTTCTGCATTTCGAATCATCTTTTGACTTCAACACGAaacttgtagctctttctcttagctttccaacgcatATCAAAACGCGTAAAACGACGTCTCCTAGCTCCCGTTATGATCCGCACAGTAGACATGTATCAAATAACAGCTAAAGTTGAAAACAACATAGGCAAACAAAGACTTAAttctaaaaacataataaaacaataaaataaacaaaacaaactaGGGAAATGCCTAAATACAAACATAAGATAATGtacattaaaatgcactgatcattcACACATGACCTTCTTACTACATAAGTCCAAATGCATCACCTTTTATCATTTATATTTCATTCATACCAAGTTACTACACTTACACAAGTTATCACACTTTATATATTATTtcaatatatcattttttttataacacTACCTCATAGACACCTTTACAATTGTGAAAATATCTCTCCATGTAAGCCTTTAAACTCAACACTGTATCTTTGAGTTTGATCATTTTATTTACTTGTTCTACAGTCATATCCAAAAAATAATCAAGATTTTGTTAATATGTATCAAAATGATGTGAAAAAAATATGGACCTTCTTAAATAACAAGGAATTCATCACTTTACTATATACAAATATCCCCTTATAATAAATGGTTGGAGTTCTATTGTTCAATTTTAGTACCTGGTTCTTGATGTTGTTGTTCAAGTAGGACATTATGGTGACAATATATTTAGAATCATAAACTACAAAACAATATCATAGCAACAAGATTTATCACATTATCACAGTCGATGCTTATGCcatgaaaatatttttacactttaTATTACACTCATCCATGTTAATATCAATTTGCTAAAATTAGTTAAATTCTTCTACTTTTTT from Vicia villosa cultivar HV-30 ecotype Madison, WI linkage group LG4, Vvil1.0, whole genome shotgun sequence encodes the following:
- the LOC131598124 gene encoding uncharacterized protein LOC131598124 — its product is MAERNDVAIAAALEAMVQAMQNQPNFDETVGSRSLATFQRENPPVFKGKHDPNDALDWLKEIEQIFLVMDCTSSQKVRYGTHMLATEADDWWLEMLARLEASGDEITWIVFRREFLRKYYPEDVRGKKEIEFLELKQGNMSVTEYAAKFSE
- the LOC131598125 gene encoding uncharacterized protein LOC131598125, with the translated sequence MKQRVAHGQRSSGGDASTMIVCFKCGQTGHKSYTCNADAKRCFRCGEFGHAISDCKHKSIICFNCREEGHIGSQCPKNKAQSGGKVFALARTPTASGDRLVRGIYFINSIPLITIIDIGATHCFIASDYVERLGLMLYSLNGEMVVDLPAKGSVTTSLVCSKCPLPIFDKDFVVDLICLPLSGFSTSCKMSEYQVRHHAQRSPISKSSNNTNKHDKLSCSP